GTCCTTATATGGCATATAGCCCCATCCTTTAGTTTTTGTCCACCAGTAGATCTTATATCACCATGCATAACAACTACGTATTCTTCATTTGATTTTAACATATTAGCAGGGGCTATCTTTACCTTGTCACCTGTAAACTCTACTATATCATACTCTACCCTCGCCCCCGTTGCAATCTCTATGAGCTCAATATTATTATCGAGAGTAGATCTATCCACTTCCTTATTAAAGGATATCAAAAACTTTTTATCCGTACTGATATCATATAAAGGCGATAATACATCATATCCTGGATAATACCAGGTAGTGATAGCATCTTTTTTAAACAAGTCCCCATTCCATCCTGTATCCGTCCCTGCATAGATCTTTTTACCTCCCGCCATAGCACCTTTTATAAGCTCTGCATAACTTGTCCAAAATTTAGTCTGACGGGCTAAGTTTAAATCTACACCAAATATGCTGCCTCCCATATCTATGCCCACTATCCCCTTTTTTGCCTCATTTCCTCCTGTTTGCAAAAGGTATGCGGCTATCATCTGGGCATCTTGGCCTTCTATACTTATATCAGGCGGGAGCCCTACTTTGTTTATAGTCCTATCGTTAGGGGTAAAGAAATAATCTGTAGTAAGCTTTATCGCCCCACCATTGGATAAAAAGTACATATTCTGCATACATCCCTTGCCAAAGGTGGTATTCCCCACTATATATGCCTTGTCATAGTCTCTTATGGCTCCTATAAACGCCTCTGATGCACTTGCACTATATTCATCGGCTAAAACTATTACCGGCTTCCCTATCCTTACCTTTTGCGGTATAGCCCTATATTCCCCCTCTGATGTTTTATTCCTAGTCTTTATCGCTACATTGTCATCTATGAAAAAACCAGCCAATTCAAGGGCAGTATTTAGGTATCCCCCACCATTGCCCCTAAGATCTACAATATACCCCTTGACGCCTTCCTGCTCCATATTTAGAACAGCCTTTTCAAAACGTTTGGCAGTATCCGTACCGAAGGACATAATATCTATATACCCTATTTTGCCATCAAGCATGACATGTTGAATAGTAGGTATATCTATCCTGTGTCTCCCTATCTTTAAGCATAATATCTCTCCGCCACGTTTTACAGTTAGACTAACATATGTACCCTCGTCTCCAGAGATATATGTAATAGCAGCATCTGCATCAATACCTGCCAGAGGGCATCCATCCACCTCTGTAATAATATCTCCAGGAAGGAGACCTGCCTCTGATGCCCCTGAACCTTCAAATACAGATAAGACCATTATCCCTTCAGGTACCTGCTCTATAACAACCCCTATTCCCACATACTGCATCTCTATAGAGCCTATAAATGCATTTAACTCCTTTGGTGTCATATATGTAGTATATGGATCATCTATTTTATCCATAAGATCATCTATATCTGTAGAATTAAGTACATCACCTTCAAGTGGCTCCACATAGTCCTTA
This window of the Xylanivirga thermophila genome carries:
- a CDS encoding S41 family peptidase; this translates as MKKVLSFLLIFVLILSVFPTVSHADDSLDEIKYWLNKDYVEPLEGDVLNSTDIDDLMDKIDDPYTTYMTPKELNAFIGSIEMQYVGIGVVIEQVPEGIMVLSVFEGSGASEAGLLPGDIITEVDGCPLAGIDADAAITYISGDEGTYVSLTVKRGGEILCLKIGRHRIDIPTIQHVMLDGKIGYIDIMSFGTDTAKRFEKAVLNMEQEGVKGYIVDLRGNGGGYLNTALELAGFFIDDNVAIKTRNKTSEGEYRAIPQKVRIGKPVIVLADEYSASASEAFIGAIRDYDKAYIVGNTTFGKGCMQNMYFLSNGGAIKLTTDYFFTPNDRTINKVGLPPDISIEGQDAQMIAAYLLQTGGNEAKKGIVGIDMGGSIFGVDLNLARQTKFWTSYAELIKGAMAGGKKIYAGTDTGWNGDLFKKDAITTWYYPGYDVLSPLYDISTDKKFLISFNKEVDRSTLDNNIELIEIATGARVEYDIVEFTGDKVKIAPANMLKSNEEYVVVMHGDIRSTGGQKLKDGAICHIRTK